Below is a genomic region from Demequina sp. NBRC 110054.
CGCTCTCACCGAGCAGATCACCGCGATCCTCGACGAGATCGCGGCCGCGTAATCTAGTCACCGGTGGGTGGGTCCGCTCCTGGTGAGCGGGCCCACCTTCCGTGCGGTTAGCATGGGATTCGACTCGAGGGAGACCCACCTGTGACCACCACTCAAGGCTCGCAGAAGGAAGATTCTGCCAGCGACTACGGCACTCATCCCGGTGCCTTCGCCAACGGTCTGTTCAAGAATCTGTCCACCGCGGCCGGCATCCTCATCCTGGTCACCCTCGCCGCCGTCGCCGCCTTCCTCCTCGAGGAGGCGTGGCCCGCGATCTCGGCCGCAGGCGCCGATCTCGGCGACAAGGTCTCCTTCATCAAGCCGGAGGACGGCCAGAGCCTGATCGAGATCATCGGCTACCTGGTCTACGGCACGCTGCTGATCTCCGTGGTCGCGCTGCTCATCGCAACGCCGATCGCGATCGGCATCGCCCTCTTCATCTCCCACTTCGCGCCGCGCCGCCTGGCCGCCGGCCTGGGATACCTCATCGATCTTCTGGCCGCGGTGCCCTCGGTCATCTACGGCCTCTGGGGCATCGGCGTGCTCGTGCCGTTCCTCCAGCCCTTCTATCAGTTCCTTGCCGACTACTTCGGCTGGATCCCGATCTTCGCGCCGCCCGAGTCCGGTGAGATCTTCACCGGCAAGGTCGCGCTGTCCGCGAGCATCGTCCTCGCGATCATGGTCCTGCCGATCATCTCCGCAGTGTCGCGCGAGGTCTTCCTCCAGACCCCCAAGCTGCATGAGGAGGCCGCCCTCGCGATGGGGGCCACCCGCTGGGAGATGATCCGGATGGCCGTCTTCCCGTTCGGCCGCTCCGGCATGATCGGCGCGACGATGCTCGGCCTCGGTCGCGCGCTCGGAGAGACGATGGCCGTGCTGATGATCATCGGTCCCGGACTCACGTACTCGCCGTACATGCTGCAGGCGACGCAGCACAACACGATCGCCGGCTACATCGCGCTGCAGTTCCCCGAGTCCAACGCGCTCGGCGTG
It encodes:
- the pstC gene encoding phosphate ABC transporter permease subunit PstC, coding for MTTTQGSQKEDSASDYGTHPGAFANGLFKNLSTAAGILILVTLAAVAAFLLEEAWPAISAAGADLGDKVSFIKPEDGQSLIEIIGYLVYGTLLISVVALLIATPIAIGIALFISHFAPRRLAAGLGYLIDLLAAVPSVIYGLWGIGVLVPFLQPFYQFLADYFGWIPIFAPPESGEIFTGKVALSASIVLAIMVLPIISAVSREVFLQTPKLHEEAALAMGATRWEMIRMAVFPFGRSGMIGATMLGLGRALGETMAVLMIIGPGLTYSPYMLQATQHNTIAGYIALQFPESNALGVNALITMGLALFLITLAVNMLARWIVSRRSEFSGAN